A stretch of Perognathus longimembris pacificus isolate PPM17 chromosome 1, ASM2315922v1, whole genome shotgun sequence DNA encodes these proteins:
- the Eif3d gene encoding eukaryotic translation initiation factor 3 subunit D produces the protein MAKFMTPVIQDNPSGWGPCAVPEQFRDMPYQPFSKGDRLGKVADWTGATYQDKRYTNKYSSQFGGGSQYAYFHEEDETSFQLVDTARTQKTAYQRNRMRFAQRNLRRDKDRRNMLQFNLQTLPKSAKQKERERIRLQKKFQKQFGVRQKWDQKSQKPRDSSVEVRSDWEVKEEMDFPQLMKMRYLEVSEPQDIECCGALEYYDKAFDRVTTRSEKPLRSIKRIFHTVTTTDDPVIRKLAKTQGNVFATDAILATLMSCTRSVYSWDIVVQRVGSKLFFDKRDNSDFDLLTVSETANEPPQDEGNSFNSPRNLAMEATYINHNFSQQCLRMGKERYNFPNPNPFVEDDMDKNEIASVAYRYRRWKLGDDIDLIVRCEHDGVMTGANGEVSFINIKTLNEWDSRHCNGVDWRQKLDSQRGAVIATELKNNSYKLARWTCCALLAGSEYLKLGYVSRYHVKDSSRHVILGTQQFKPNEFASQINLSVENAWGILRCVIDICMKLEEGKYLILKDPNKQVIRVYSLPDGTFSSDEDDEEEEEEEEEEEEEET, from the exons ATGGCGAAGTTCATGACACCTGTGATCCAGGATAACCCCTCGGGTTGGGGTCCCTGTGCAGTTCCTGAGCAGTTTCGTGACATGCCCTACCAGCCCTTCAGCAAAGGAGATCGGCTGGGAAAG GTTGCAGACTGGACAGGTGCCACATACCAAGATAAGAGGTACACAA ATAAGTACTCCTCTCAGTTTGGCGGTGGAAGTCAGTATGCTTATTTCCATGAAGAGGACGAAACTAGCTTCCAGCTGGTGGATACGGCACGCACGCAGAAGACAGCCTACCAGCGGAACCGGATGAGGTTTGCACAG CGGAACCTCCGCAGAGACAAAGATCGGCGGAACATGTTGCAATTCAACCTGCAGACACTGCCTAAGAGTGCCAAGCAGAAAGAGAG AGAACGCATTCGGCTGCAGAAAAAGTTCCAGAAGCAATTTGGAGTGAGGCAAAAATGGGACCAAAAATCACAG AAACCCCGAGACTCCTCGGTTGAAGTCCGCAGTGACTGGGAGGTGAAAGAGGAAATGGATTTTCCTCAGCTGATGAAAATGCGCTACTTAGAGGTTTCAGAGCCGCAGGATAT CGAGTGCTGCGGGGCCCTGGAGTACTATGACAAAGCCTTCGACCGCGTCACCACGAGGAGCGAGAAGCCCCTGCGGAGCATCAAGCGCATCTTCCACACGGTCACCACCACTGACGACCCCGTCATCCGGAAG CTGGCAAAAACCCAGGGCAATGTGTTTGCCACTGATGCCATCCTGGCCACGCTGATGAGCTGCACCCGCTCCGTGTACTCCTGGGACATCGTCGTCCAGAGAGTCGGCTCCAAGCTCTTCTTTGACAAGAGAGACAACTCTGATTTTG ACCTCCTGACCGTGAGTGAGACAGCCAACGAGCCCCCTCAAGACGAAGGTAATTCCTTCAACTCGCCCCGCAACCTGGCCATGGAGGCCACCTACATCAACCACAACTTCTCCCAGCAGTGCTTGAGAATG GGGAAAGAAAGATACAACTTCCCCAACCCAAACCCGTTTGTGGAGGACGACATGGATAAGAACGAGATTGCCTCTGTTGCCTACCG GTACCGAAGGTGGAAACTCGGAGACGACATTGACCTCATCGTCCGCTGTGAGCACGATGGCGTCATGACGGGGGCGAATGGGGAAGTGTCCTTCATCAACATCAAGACGCTGAACGAGTGGGACTCCAGG CACTGCAACGGTGTGGACTGGCGGCAGAAGCTGGACTCACAACGTGGGGCTGTCATCGCCACCGAGCTGAAGAACAACAGCTACAAGCTGGCCCGGTGGACCTGCTGTGCTCTGCTGGCCGGATCCGAGTACCTCAAGCTGGG TTACGTGTCTCGGTACCACGTGAAGGACTCCTCGCGTCATGTCATCCTGGGCACCCAgcagttcaagcccaatgagtTTGCCAGCCAGATCAACCTGAGTGTGGAGAACGCCTGGGGCATCCTGCGCTGCGTCATCGACATCTGCATGAAGCTGGAGGAGGGCAAGTACCTCATCCTCAAGGACCCCAACAAGCAGGTCATCCGCGTCTACAGCCTGCCTGATGGCACCTTCAGCTCAGATGAAgacgatgaggaggaggaggaagaagaagaggaagaggaag AGGAAGAAACTTAG